The DNA region ATATTAATTTCCTTCGCAAAATCTTGTACCTCTTGAGCATTGGGACGATCTAATCCAGCTTCTTTAACAAGTTTTCCTGGAAAAGATTGGCTGAAATAGACTCTAGTTGTTCCAGGTAAAAATCTGACGAGCGACACGGTTGGTGGATTATTTCCTAACTTTTGCTTGAATTCTTCAATTCGTTTATCCCATGCCAACATTAATGAGGTTGCTTCGTCCTCACGGTTAACAGCTTCAGCATAAAGTTTTAAATTTTCTTTCCACGTTGAACCAATCGTTTCAGAGAATATTGTTGGGGCGATCGCCTTTAATTTTTTATAAATACCTTTTTGTCGAATTTTCGAGCCAATGATCAAATCTGGCTGTAAAGCAACAATACTTTCGATATTGGGCTTTAACTCATCACCTACTGTAGGAACATCATCTAACTGATCACCTAAATAGTCATAATAAGGGTCACCTTGCCATGATTGCACTGCTCCAATTGGCATGACTCCTAATGCTAATAGCATATCTGTCCCTTCATTAGTGAGAATCACCACTCGTTGTGGTTGCTCTGGAACAATAGTTTCACCCATTGCATGTTTTACTGATCTGCCTGATTGGACTTCCTCAAAAGACTGTTGATTCTCTATTCCATTCCTAGGCTGTGGCGCACAGCTGCTGACATAAACTAACAGAAATAAAATGACTCCCAGAGCTAATGAGATAAAGCGAAAAGCAGAAAATATAGATTTTTTTTTCATTATGCAGCTCCAATTAATAATTACGGACTACTTTGACGCAAAATAAATATTTTTTTATTCAATCAACTTATTTTTCAAACTCTATTCAATAGATTATGGAAGTTTTGTGATATCTCTATTAATGTAAATAAATGTAGAAAAACAAAATCAAAAAGAGCTCGAGAAGTATTTCTGAAATATTCTTTTCTCTTTTTGATTTTCAATTATCTTGAAATAGTAAAAAACATTAATTTACCAATCAAAACCGTACTTTAAACTGACAGTTGTTCCTTGACCCGCATATTGATT from [Leptolyngbya] sp. PCC 7376 includes:
- a CDS encoding ABC transporter substrate-binding protein, which encodes MKKKSIFSAFRFISLALGVILFLLVYVSSCAPQPRNGIENQQSFEEVQSGRSVKHAMGETIVPEQPQRVVILTNEGTDMLLALGVMPIGAVQSWQGDPYYDYLGDQLDDVPTVGDELKPNIESIVALQPDLIIGSKIRQKGIYKKLKAIAPTIFSETIGSTWKENLKLYAEAVNREDEATSLMLAWDKRIEEFKQKLGNNPPTVSLVRFLPGTTRVYFSQSFPGKLVKEAGLDRPNAQEVQDFAKEINIESINILDADYLFYFTFDNEENNGDEMKNQWLKHPLWQKLRVVQKGNAYAVSDSEWTSSGGIMSANLVLDDLSKYILSKESLD